One bacterium DNA segment encodes these proteins:
- a CDS encoding FadR family transcriptional regulator, with amino-acid sequence MSATPARRRPPPRRGKARRGKAAVVLAQEIAREIHRRGLGAGDKLLGEQKMVERYGVARGSLREALRYLELQGVLRIKSGPGGGPVIQVPDGRHFASTLALMLQFVGARFRAIVETRWVVEPGIAALAAERASAADITALRDCLAAMREALADPRRFAEENRRFHDLLAYASGNPLFRFLVPALHWISDGAGGDYRPDERRRILRGMADILAAVEARAPAIAYDLTRAFFGASLAYLDRAHGELMARPLRWSDYRD; translated from the coding sequence GTGAGCGCCACGCCGGCCCGACGGCGGCCGCCGCCGCGGCGCGGCAAGGCGCGCCGCGGCAAGGCGGCGGTCGTCCTCGCCCAGGAGATCGCGCGCGAGATCCACCGCCGCGGCCTCGGCGCCGGCGACAAGCTGCTGGGCGAGCAGAAGATGGTCGAGCGCTACGGCGTCGCCCGCGGCTCGCTGCGCGAAGCGCTGCGGTACCTCGAGCTGCAGGGGGTGCTGCGCATCAAGTCCGGGCCTGGCGGCGGGCCGGTGATCCAGGTGCCCGACGGACGCCACTTCGCCAGCACGCTGGCGCTGATGCTGCAGTTCGTCGGCGCGCGCTTCCGCGCCATCGTCGAGACCCGCTGGGTGGTGGAGCCCGGGATCGCCGCGCTGGCGGCCGAGCGGGCGAGCGCCGCCGACATTACCGCGCTGCGCGACTGCCTGGCGGCGATGCGCGAGGCGCTCGCCGACCCGCGGCGCTTCGCCGAGGAGAATCGCCGCTTCCACGATCTCCTCGCCTACGCCAGCGGCAACCCGCTGTTCCGCTTCCTCGTCCCGGCACTGCACTGGATCTCCGACGGCGCCGGCGGGGACTACCGCCCCGACGAGCGCCGCCGCATCCTGCGCGGCATGGCCGACATCCTCGCCGCCGTCGAGGCGCGGGCGCCGGCGATCGCCTACGATCTCACCCGCGCCTTCTTCGGGGCGTCGCTGGCGTACCTCGACCGCGCGCACGGCGAGCTGATGGCGCGCCCGCTGCGCTGGTCGGACTACCGCGACTGA
- a CDS encoding ferritin-like domain-containing protein, producing the protein MQYTQHNPLPLPKQGPVFESVKSTMETVFDWRYALEKRNLLTLYEKGKTLAWNANDLDWSIDVNLERMVKERVANGMPALMNTLLAPPRALNDEEVVTFQLNINAFMLSQFLHGEQGALLATAKIVQGVPWEEAKFYAANQVADEARHVEVYHRYLTEKLGLSYECVPSLNRLLDDIITDSRWDITFLGMQIMVEGLALAAFGVTRMQMMDEPLIQDLIGRVMQDESRHVAFGVLSLADLYSKEMSAAELREREEFVIEATHLLRERLLITPVFERLGWDTKVWNDWSQQTPFMRGFRQMMFQKIVPNLKRLGLLTPRVRAAYEKLDLLQFEHLKDSVEDPEMTPPQELVQLLAQFMANAPQGQPAAAQ; encoded by the coding sequence ATGCAGTACACCCAGCACAATCCGTTGCCGCTCCCGAAGCAGGGCCCGGTGTTCGAGTCCGTGAAATCGACGATGGAGACCGTCTTCGACTGGCGCTACGCGCTCGAGAAGCGGAACCTGCTGACCCTGTACGAGAAGGGCAAGACGCTGGCCTGGAACGCCAACGACCTCGACTGGTCGATCGACGTGAACCTGGAGCGCATGGTCAAGGAGCGGGTCGCCAACGGCATGCCGGCGCTGATGAACACGCTGCTGGCGCCGCCCAGGGCGCTGAACGACGAGGAGGTCGTCACCTTCCAGCTCAACATCAACGCGTTCATGCTGTCGCAGTTCCTGCACGGCGAGCAGGGGGCGCTGCTGGCGACCGCCAAGATCGTGCAGGGCGTGCCCTGGGAGGAGGCGAAATTCTACGCCGCCAACCAGGTCGCCGACGAGGCGCGGCACGTCGAGGTGTACCACCGCTACCTGACCGAGAAGCTCGGCCTCTCCTACGAGTGCGTGCCGAGCCTCAACCGTCTGCTCGACGACATCATCACCGACAGCCGCTGGGACATCACCTTCCTCGGCATGCAGATCATGGTCGAAGGCCTGGCGCTGGCGGCGTTCGGGGTCACCCGCATGCAGATGATGGACGAGCCGTTGATCCAGGACCTGATCGGGCGGGTCATGCAGGACGAATCGCGCCACGTCGCCTTCGGCGTGCTGTCGCTGGCCGACCTGTACAGCAAGGAGATGAGCGCGGCGGAGCTGCGCGAGCGCGAGGAGTTCGTCATCGAGGCGACCCACCTGCTGCGCGAGCGCCTGTTGATCACGCCCGTCTTCGAACGCCTCGGCTGGGACACCAAGGTGTGGAACGACTGGTCGCAGCAGACGCCCTTCATGCGCGGCTTCCGCCAGATGATGTTCCAGAAGATCGTCCCCAACCTGAAGCGCCTCGGCCTGTTGACGCCGCGGGTCCGCGCCGCCTACGAGAAGCTCGACCTGCTGCAGTTCGAGCATCTGAAGGACTCGGTCGAGGACCCGGAGATGACCCCGCCGCAGGAGCTGGTGCAGTTGCTGGCCCAGTTCATGGCCAACGCCCCGCAGGGACAGCCGGCGGCCGCGCAATGA
- a CDS encoding LLM class flavin-dependent oxidoreductase translates to MRRGLILTAGSTRGNLALAQAAERAGFDAVFSVEFFNQHAFAVLGAIAATTSRITLGTGIANAFTRSPMVHATAAMDLDELSGGRMVLGLGSGTARMNTDWWGMPFEKPAARMKELIELLRAAFAAANGFGFRFTGRFWDLRIPVFMRPGARPDLPIWTAAVNPPMIRSAGAAADGLVGHPIATRRWHREVTLPTLRRAEAAAGRASGSCRLVPYVMTSLHPDRAVAVQDAKQQIGFYYTVKVYHTILQFHGLPEVAAACRAALAGFDVAAMAAAIPDSLVDEIAIAGPPDEARDRLAQWTGLCDEVLFYAPSIGVPPERLRENNQRILEVFGH, encoded by the coding sequence ATGCGACGCGGACTGATCCTCACCGCCGGCTCGACGCGCGGCAATCTCGCGCTGGCGCAGGCGGCGGAGCGCGCCGGTTTCGACGCGGTGTTCTCGGTCGAGTTCTTCAACCAGCACGCCTTCGCGGTGCTGGGCGCGATCGCCGCCACCACCTCCCGCATCACGCTCGGCACCGGCATCGCCAACGCCTTCACCCGCTCGCCGATGGTGCACGCGACCGCCGCCATGGACCTCGACGAGCTCTCGGGCGGCCGCATGGTGCTGGGCCTCGGCAGCGGCACCGCGCGCATGAACACCGACTGGTGGGGCATGCCGTTCGAGAAGCCGGCGGCGCGGATGAAGGAGCTGATCGAGCTGCTGCGCGCCGCCTTCGCCGCCGCCAACGGCTTCGGCTTCCGCTTCACGGGGCGCTTCTGGGATCTCAGGATTCCCGTCTTCATGCGCCCGGGGGCCCGCCCCGATCTGCCGATCTGGACCGCGGCGGTGAACCCGCCGATGATCCGCAGCGCCGGCGCCGCCGCCGACGGCCTGGTCGGCCATCCGATCGCCACGCGCCGCTGGCACCGCGAGGTCACGCTGCCCACCCTGCGCCGCGCCGAGGCCGCCGCCGGCCGCGCCAGCGGCAGTTGCCGCCTGGTGCCCTACGTGATGACCTCGCTCCATCCCGACCGCGCCGTCGCCGTGCAGGACGCCAAGCAGCAGATCGGCTTCTACTACACGGTCAAGGTCTACCACACGATCCTGCAGTTCCACGGCCTGCCCGAGGTCGCCGCCGCCTGCCGCGCCGCCCTCGCCGGCTTCGACGTCGCCGCCATGGCCGCCGCCATCCCCGACAGCCTGGTCGACGAGATCGCCATCGCCGGCCCGCCCGACGAGGCGCGCGACCGCCTGGCGCAGTGGACCGGCCTCTGCGACGAGGTCCTCTTCTACGCCCCGTCGATCGGCGTTCCCCCCGAGCGGCTGCGGGAGAACAACCAGCGCATCCTCGAGGTGTTCGGCCACTAG
- a CDS encoding nitronate monooxygenase, giving the protein MRFHTPICDLFGIRHPIFLAGMGQVAYAEVCAAVSEAGGFGTLGMVGAAPEGIRDEMRRVKALTDKPFGVDLLQALPDQVEAAIDVIIEEGATAFIAGLGIPGPVIGRCHAGGVKVVSMCGTVEHARKAEQAGCDVVVAQGTEAGGHTGRVAAMALIPQTVDAVRIPVLGAGSIVDGRGFVAALALGAQGVWMGTRFIATTEARAARQFKERIVAARGSETVVTRCYSGKPMRVITNPYVEEQERHPENIRRFPEQMLHSAVTGVINYVDDDATDPQRTCMPAGQGIGGIADVVPAGDVVRRVLRQAAETVGALGHLP; this is encoded by the coding sequence ATGCGATTCCACACCCCGATCTGCGATCTGTTCGGCATTCGCCACCCGATCTTCCTCGCCGGCATGGGGCAGGTGGCCTACGCCGAGGTCTGCGCCGCGGTGTCGGAAGCGGGGGGCTTCGGCACGCTCGGCATGGTCGGTGCGGCGCCGGAGGGCATCCGCGACGAGATGCGCCGGGTGAAGGCGCTGACCGACAAGCCCTTCGGAGTCGACCTGCTGCAGGCGCTCCCCGATCAGGTGGAGGCGGCGATCGACGTCATCATCGAGGAGGGGGCGACGGCGTTCATCGCCGGGCTGGGCATTCCCGGCCCGGTGATCGGCCGCTGTCACGCCGGCGGCGTCAAGGTGGTGTCGATGTGCGGCACGGTCGAGCACGCGCGCAAGGCCGAGCAGGCGGGCTGCGACGTAGTGGTGGCGCAGGGCACCGAGGCGGGCGGGCACACCGGCCGCGTCGCCGCCATGGCGCTGATCCCGCAGACGGTCGACGCGGTGCGCATTCCGGTCCTCGGCGCCGGCTCGATCGTCGACGGCCGGGGCTTCGTCGCGGCGCTGGCGCTCGGCGCCCAGGGGGTGTGGATGGGGACGCGGTTCATCGCCACCACCGAGGCGCGGGCGGCGCGCCAGTTCAAGGAGCGGATCGTCGCCGCGCGCGGCAGCGAGACGGTGGTGACGCGCTGCTACTCGGGCAAGCCGATGCGGGTCATCACCAACCCCTACGTCGAGGAGCAGGAGCGGCACCCGGAGAACATCCGCCGCTTCCCCGAGCAGATGCTGCACAGCGCCGTGACCGGGGTGATCAACTACGTCGACGACGACGCCACCGACCCGCAGCGGACCTGCATGCCGGCGGGGCAGGGGATTGGCGGCATCGCCGACGTCGTCCCGGCCGGCGACGTCGTGCGCCGCGTCCTGCGTCAGGCGGCGGAGACGGTCGGCGCGCTCGGGCACCTGCCGTGA
- a CDS encoding LLM class flavin-dependent oxidoreductase — MDVGLAIIFQGTDHGRSDLEVYQQELRLGGMAEALGFQSIWGVEHHFTDYTMCPDVLQMLAYFAARSETLLLGTMVVVLPWHNPMRVAEEVAMLDAMSNGRVILGVGRGLGRIEFEGLGVDMNSSRERFTEAAEMILTGLERGWCEYDGTYVKQPRRDIRPRPHTTFRGRSYAAAVSTESFPIVARLGLGLLIIPQKPWDLVADELATYRRVHAEVTGIPAPAPIVAGWTFCDEDPARARAMAERYIGGYWKSVVEHYEFLDTHLQQTKGYEGYGRMQEIVGAPGGVDAMTEFFLNLQVWGTPEQCYEKILEIRNLTGAAAYNGVFSYAGMPYEDAERSMRLFARTVLPRLQALDDVPLGVPRPNAA, encoded by the coding sequence ATGGACGTCGGACTCGCGATCATCTTCCAGGGCACCGACCACGGCCGCAGCGACCTCGAAGTGTACCAGCAGGAGCTGCGGCTCGGCGGCATGGCCGAAGCGCTCGGGTTCCAGTCGATCTGGGGCGTCGAGCACCACTTCACCGACTACACGATGTGCCCCGACGTGCTGCAGATGCTGGCCTACTTCGCGGCGCGCAGCGAGACGCTGCTGCTCGGCACCATGGTGGTCGTGCTGCCGTGGCACAATCCGATGCGGGTCGCCGAGGAAGTGGCGATGCTGGACGCGATGTCGAACGGCCGCGTCATTCTCGGCGTCGGCCGCGGCCTGGGGCGGATCGAGTTCGAGGGCCTCGGGGTCGACATGAACAGCAGCCGCGAGCGCTTCACCGAGGCGGCGGAGATGATCCTCACCGGCCTCGAGCGCGGCTGGTGCGAATACGACGGCACCTACGTGAAGCAGCCGCGGCGCGACATCCGGCCGCGCCCGCACACCACCTTCCGCGGCCGCAGCTACGCCGCCGCCGTGTCCACCGAGTCGTTCCCCATCGTCGCCCGCCTCGGCCTCGGCCTGCTGATCATTCCCCAGAAGCCGTGGGACCTCGTCGCCGACGAGCTCGCCACCTATCGCCGCGTCCACGCCGAGGTGACCGGCATCCCCGCGCCGGCGCCGATCGTCGCCGGCTGGACGTTCTGCGACGAGGATCCGGCGCGGGCCCGCGCCATGGCCGAGCGCTACATCGGCGGCTACTGGAAGAGCGTCGTCGAGCACTACGAGTTCCTCGACACCCACCTGCAGCAGACCAAGGGCTACGAGGGCTACGGCCGCATGCAGGAGATCGTCGGCGCGCCGGGCGGCGTCGACGCCATGACCGAGTTCTTCCTCAACCTGCAGGTCTGGGGCACGCCCGAGCAGTGCTACGAGAAGATCCTCGAGATCCGCAATCTCACCGGCGCCGCCGCGTACAACGGCGTGTTCAGCTACGCCGGCATGCCCTACGAGGACGCGGAGCGGTCGATGCGCCTGTTCGCCCGCACCGTGCTGCCGCGCCTGCAGGCGCTCGACGACGTGCCGCTCGGCGTGCCGCGCCCCAACGCGGCGTGA
- a CDS encoding SDR family oxidoreductase, whose protein sequence is MSDSGTLAGQVALVTGSSSGIGEATARRLAAAGAAVVVNSSTSVEAGERVAASLPNAIYLQGSVAEEATCQRLVAETVRRLGRLDILVNNAGTTALIPHADLDAVTDEVFRRILDVNLLGTWYLSRAALPALRQSDRGVIVNVTSLAGVRPTGSSIPYAVSKAAINHLTRLLARVVGPVRVNAVAPGLVATPWTKDWAPIHAAVQHSAPLARSATAEDVADTIYGVVISRYMTGEVVVLDGGLGLVS, encoded by the coding sequence ATGAGCGATTCGGGCACGCTCGCCGGCCAGGTCGCCCTGGTCACCGGCTCGTCGAGCGGCATCGGCGAGGCGACCGCGCGCCGCCTCGCCGCCGCCGGCGCGGCGGTGGTGGTCAACTCCTCGACCTCGGTCGAGGCCGGCGAGCGGGTCGCGGCGTCGCTGCCGAACGCCATCTACCTGCAGGGCAGCGTCGCCGAGGAGGCGACCTGCCAGCGCCTGGTGGCGGAGACGGTGCGCCGCCTCGGCCGCCTCGACATCCTGGTCAACAACGCCGGCACCACGGCGCTCATCCCGCACGCCGACCTCGATGCGGTCACCGACGAGGTCTTCCGCCGCATCCTGGACGTCAACCTGCTCGGCACCTGGTACCTGAGCCGCGCCGCGCTGCCGGCGCTGCGCCAGAGCGACCGCGGCGTGATCGTCAACGTCACCTCGCTGGCCGGCGTCCGCCCGACCGGCAGCTCGATCCCGTACGCGGTGTCGAAGGCGGCGATCAACCACCTCACCCGCCTGCTCGCCCGCGTCGTCGGCCCGGTGCGCGTCAACGCCGTCGCCCCCGGTCTGGTGGCGACGCCCTGGACCAAGGACTGGGCACCGATCCATGCCGCCGTGCAGCACAGCGCGCCGCTCGCGCGCTCGGCGACCGCCGAGGACGTCGCCGACACCATCTACGGGGTGGTGATCTCCCGCTACATGACCGGCGAGGTCGTCGTCCTCGACGGCGGCCTCGGCCTCGTCAGCTAA